The Candidatus Tumulicola sp. genomic sequence CGCCTTCATCGATAGCTTGGGTGAATTAAGCGCGGCGGCGAGCTTTTCGATCCTGCGGCCCGCAGCGTCTGGGGTGCCTGCTGAGTCGTTCCGCCGTCTCGCCGCATTTTGCTTCGAGCAACCCGGCACGGTGACGCTCGTCGCCGAACACGAGGGCCGCCAGGCCGGCTTCCTCATCCTGCTGACCTCCGTGCCCGACGAAGTGACGCGCCGCGAGCAAGCCTTCGTCGCTTACATGGCGGTCGAAGAAGGCGCGCGCCGGCGCGGGGTCGGGCGCGAGCTGCTCCGCGCCGCTGAGAACGAGGCCAGGGCGAGGGCTTTGCCGCACTTGAGTCTCATGGTGACGGCATCGAACCATCGCGCGAGGACGCTGTATGGCGGCGCGGGGTTTGTCGAAGAACGGGTGCAGATGACCAAACCGATGCAAGAAGGCGCCGGATAATGCCCGCCACGCCGATCTCATCCGGGATCAATTGGCGCCATGTCGGCCGCGTGGCGCTGCTGGTCGCGCTTGTCGCAGCTGTTGCCTACGTGCTGACGCTCATCCCGAGAACCGTCGAGGTGTTCGTGCTTGCGACGCTGATCGCGTACGGCATGAGCCCGGTGGTCCGATGGATGTCACGGCGGATCCCCCGGCCGGCTGCGATCGCCGCCACCTACACCCTTTTCTTGCTGCTCGCCGCGATCGGCTTCATCATCATCGTTCCGAACACCGTCGAACAGCTGCAGTCGGTCTTTGCGCGCGGCGCGACCTACATGCCCAACGCTCAGCGCTTCATAGACCAAACAGCGGTCGGTCTGCGGACCCGTTTCGGCGAGCACATCTTGCCGGCCCAAGTGCAGGGGATCGAAGCCCAGGTGATCGGCAAACTTTCGTCGATGTTCACCGTCGCGTTGTCCGGCGTCGGATCGGTCATCGTCAACGTGGCGAACGGCATCTTCGTCGGCGTGATGGCGGTCGTGTTGTCGTACTTCCTGTTGGCGCACGTCGACGACATCCGCTCTTCATTTTATAGCCTCTTCCACGAGCGCGCGCAAAAGGCTGCGCGCTTCTTCGCGCAGGAAGTCGGGCGCGTGGTCGGCGGCTACATACTTGGTCAGGCGATCCTGTCGACGTTTTGCGCCGTGGCGACCTTTTTGATCCTGCTCGGCCTGACGCCGGATTACGCGCTGCTCCTCGGCGTTCTCACCGGCGTGCTCTACGCCGTTCCCTATCTTGGCGTTCTGATCGCGATCGTCATCGGCGGGCTGCTCGGTCTGCTGACATCGTGGAAAGTCGCGTTGTTGATCGTCGTCG encodes the following:
- a CDS encoding GNAT family N-acetyltransferase is translated as MATVVRPARASDRAFIDSLGELSAAASFSILRPAASGVPAESFRRLAAFCFEQPGTVTLVAEHEGRQAGFLILLTSVPDEVTRREQAFVAYMAVEEGARRRGVGRELLRAAENEARARALPHLSLMVTASNHRARTLYGGAGFVEERVQMTKPMQEGAG
- a CDS encoding AI-2E family transporter — encoded protein: MPATPISSGINWRHVGRVALLVALVAAVAYVLTLIPRTVEVFVLATLIAYGMSPVVRWMSRRIPRPAAIAATYTLFLLLAAIGFIIIVPNTVEQLQSVFARGATYMPNAQRFIDQTAVGLRTRFGEHILPAQVQGIEAQVIGKLSSMFTVALSGVGSVIVNVANGIFVGVMAVVLSYFLLAHVDDIRSSFYSLFHERAQKAARFFAQEVGRVVGGYILGQAILSTFCAVATFLILLGLTPDYALLLGVLTGVLYAVPYLGVLIAIVIGGLLGLLTSWKVALLIVVVIFVVTKIADFLVPKVMGESVGISPMAIIFALFAGGELFGLWGLILAIPGAALFKVVWTLWIHPWLTGKPAPISDEELEAVS